One segment of Brassica napus cultivar Da-Ae chromosome C3, Da-Ae, whole genome shotgun sequence DNA contains the following:
- the LOC106377194 gene encoding asparagine synthetase [glutamine-hydrolyzing]-like isoform X1: MCGILAVLGCTDDSQAKRVRVLELSRRLRHRGPDWSGIYQHEDNYLAHERLAIVDPDSGDQPLFNEDKTIVVTVNGEIYNHEELRKDLKNHKFRTGSDCDVISHLYEEHGENFVDMLDGVFSFVLLDTKHNSFMVARDAIGVTSLYIGWGLDGSVWISSEMKGLHEDCEHFEVFPPGHLYSSKSGRFKQWYNPPWYNESVPSTPYEPLAVRRAFEDAVTKRLMSDVPFGVLLSGGLDSSLVVSITARHLAGTKAAKRWGSQLHSFCVGLEGSPDVKAGKEVADYLGTVHHEFHFTVQDGIDAIEDVIYHVETYDVTTIRASTPMFLMSRKIKSLGVKMVLSGEGSDEIFGGYLYFHKAPNKQEFHQETCRKIKALHKYDCLRANKATSAFGLEVRIPFLDKEFINTVMSLDPESKMIKPEEGRIEKWVLRRAFDDEERPYLPKHILYRQKEQFSDGVGYSWIDGLKAHAAENVNDKMMSNAAHIFPHNTPLTKEAYYYRMIFERFFPQNSARLTVPGGATVACSTAKAVEWDANWSNNMDPSGRAAIGVHLSDYDGNSKVAVSSPSPKTVEDTPMMMGQGVVIQT; this comes from the exons ATGTGTGGGATTCTTGCCGTTCTAGGATGCACCGACGATTCTCAGGCCAAGAGAGTTCGTGTTCTTGAGCTTTCTCGCAG ACTGAGGCACAGAGGACCTGACTGGAGTGGAATATACCAGCATGAAGACAATTACTTGGCCCATGAACGTCTAGCGATCGTCGATCCTGACTCTGGTGACCAACCTCTCTTCAACGAGGACAAGACCATTGTTGTCACA GTTAATGGAGAGATTTATAACCATGAGGAGCTGAGAAAGGATCTGAAGAATCACAAGTTCCGTACCGGCAGTGATTGTGACGTCATTTCTCATCTG TACGAGGAGCATGGTGAGAATTTTGTGGATATGTTGGATGGAGTCTTCTCCTTCGTGTTGCTGGACACAAAACATAACTCATTCATGGTAGCTCGTGACGCTATTGGTGTTACTTCACTTTACATTGGTTGGGGACTAGACGGATCTGTGTGGATATCTTCAGAGATGAAAGGCTTACATGAGGATTGTGAACATTTCGAAGTGTTTCCTCCAGGTCATTTGTACTCAAGCAAATCAGGAAGGTTTAAGCAATGGTACAATCCTCCTTGGTACAACGAGTCAGTTCCTTCGACGCCTTATGAGCCTCTCGCAGTTAGACGTGCCTTTGAAGAC GCTGTGACTAAGCGGTTGATGAGTGATGTTCCATTTGGAGTTTTACTCTCAGGTggtcttgattcttctcttgtAGTTTCCATCACTGCCCGTCACTTGGCTGGTACTAAAGCAGCTAAGCGATGGGGTTCTCAGCTTCATTCCTTCTGCGTCGGTCTTGAG GGCTCGCCGGACGTGAAGGCGGGAAAAGAAGTGGCGGATTATTTGGGGACGGTGCACCATGAGTTCCATTTCACGGTGCAGGACGGGATTGATGCGATTGAGGATGTGATTTACCATGTTGAGACATATGATGTGACGACAATTAGAGCTAGCACGCCGATGTTCTTGATGTCCCGGAAAATCAAGTCTCTAGGTGTTAAGATGGTTCTCTCCGGTGAAGGTTCTGATGAGATCTTTGGAGGGTATCTTTACTTCCACAAGGCACCTAACAAGCAAGAGTTTCACCAAGAAACCTGTCGCAAG ATCAAGGCTCTTCACAAATACGACTGTTTAAGAGCCAACAAAGCTACCTCTGCCTTTGGTCTAGAGGTGCGTATTCCATTTTTGGACAAAGAGTTTATCAACACAGTAATGTCTCTTGACCCTGAATCCAAAATG ATCAAACCAGAGGAAGGAAGGATTGAGAAATGGGTTCTAAGGAGAGCCTTTGACGATGAAGAACGTCCTTATTTACCAAAACACATTCTCTACAGGCAGAAAGAGCAGTTTAGTGATGGTGTTGGCTACAGTTGGATTGATGGCCTCAAAGCCCATGCTGCTGAAAAT GTTAATGACAAGATGATGTCGAACGCTGCACATATCTTCCCTCACAACACTCCACTCACCAAAGAAGCTTACTATTACAGAATGATCTTTGAGAGGTTCTTCCCACAG AACTCGGCAAGGCTAACTGTTCCTGGAGGTGCGACCGTGGCGTGCTCGACCGCAAAGGCAGTGGAGTGGGATGCAAACTGGTCCAACAATATGGATCCATCGGGAAGAGCCGCTATCGGAGTTCACCTCTCGGACTACGACGGCAACAGTAAGGTGGCAGTGTCATCGCCTTCTCCTAAGACAGTTGAAGACACGCCGATGATGATGGGACAAGGAGTTGTGATTCAGACTTGA
- the LOC106377194 gene encoding asparagine synthetase [glutamine-hydrolyzing]-like isoform X2: MCGILAVLGCTDDSQAKRVRVLELSRRLRHRGPDWSGIYQHEDNYLAHERLAIVDPDSGDQPLFNEDKTIVVTVNGEIYNHEELRKDLKNHKFRTGSDCDVISHLYEEHGENFVDMLDGVFSFVLLDTKHNSFMVARDAIGVTSLYIGWGLDGSVWISSEMKGLHEDCEHFEVFPPGHLYSSKSGRFKQWYNPPWYNESVPSTPYEPLAVRRAFEDAVTKRLMSDVPFGVLLSGGLDSSLVVSITARHLAGTKAAKRWGSQLHSFCVGLEGSPDVKAGKEVADYLGTVHHEFHFTVQDGIDAIEDVIYHVETYDVTTIRASTPMFLMSRKIKSLGVKMVLSGEGSDEIFGGYLYFHKAPNKQEFHQETCRKIKALHKYDCLRANKATSAFGLEIKPEEGRIEKWVLRRAFDDEERPYLPKHILYRQKEQFSDGVGYSWIDGLKAHAAENVNDKMMSNAAHIFPHNTPLTKEAYYYRMIFERFFPQNSARLTVPGGATVACSTAKAVEWDANWSNNMDPSGRAAIGVHLSDYDGNSKVAVSSPSPKTVEDTPMMMGQGVVIQT, translated from the exons ATGTGTGGGATTCTTGCCGTTCTAGGATGCACCGACGATTCTCAGGCCAAGAGAGTTCGTGTTCTTGAGCTTTCTCGCAG ACTGAGGCACAGAGGACCTGACTGGAGTGGAATATACCAGCATGAAGACAATTACTTGGCCCATGAACGTCTAGCGATCGTCGATCCTGACTCTGGTGACCAACCTCTCTTCAACGAGGACAAGACCATTGTTGTCACA GTTAATGGAGAGATTTATAACCATGAGGAGCTGAGAAAGGATCTGAAGAATCACAAGTTCCGTACCGGCAGTGATTGTGACGTCATTTCTCATCTG TACGAGGAGCATGGTGAGAATTTTGTGGATATGTTGGATGGAGTCTTCTCCTTCGTGTTGCTGGACACAAAACATAACTCATTCATGGTAGCTCGTGACGCTATTGGTGTTACTTCACTTTACATTGGTTGGGGACTAGACGGATCTGTGTGGATATCTTCAGAGATGAAAGGCTTACATGAGGATTGTGAACATTTCGAAGTGTTTCCTCCAGGTCATTTGTACTCAAGCAAATCAGGAAGGTTTAAGCAATGGTACAATCCTCCTTGGTACAACGAGTCAGTTCCTTCGACGCCTTATGAGCCTCTCGCAGTTAGACGTGCCTTTGAAGAC GCTGTGACTAAGCGGTTGATGAGTGATGTTCCATTTGGAGTTTTACTCTCAGGTggtcttgattcttctcttgtAGTTTCCATCACTGCCCGTCACTTGGCTGGTACTAAAGCAGCTAAGCGATGGGGTTCTCAGCTTCATTCCTTCTGCGTCGGTCTTGAG GGCTCGCCGGACGTGAAGGCGGGAAAAGAAGTGGCGGATTATTTGGGGACGGTGCACCATGAGTTCCATTTCACGGTGCAGGACGGGATTGATGCGATTGAGGATGTGATTTACCATGTTGAGACATATGATGTGACGACAATTAGAGCTAGCACGCCGATGTTCTTGATGTCCCGGAAAATCAAGTCTCTAGGTGTTAAGATGGTTCTCTCCGGTGAAGGTTCTGATGAGATCTTTGGAGGGTATCTTTACTTCCACAAGGCACCTAACAAGCAAGAGTTTCACCAAGAAACCTGTCGCAAG ATCAAGGCTCTTCACAAATACGACTGTTTAAGAGCCAACAAAGCTACCTCTGCCTTTGGTCTAGAG ATCAAACCAGAGGAAGGAAGGATTGAGAAATGGGTTCTAAGGAGAGCCTTTGACGATGAAGAACGTCCTTATTTACCAAAACACATTCTCTACAGGCAGAAAGAGCAGTTTAGTGATGGTGTTGGCTACAGTTGGATTGATGGCCTCAAAGCCCATGCTGCTGAAAAT GTTAATGACAAGATGATGTCGAACGCTGCACATATCTTCCCTCACAACACTCCACTCACCAAAGAAGCTTACTATTACAGAATGATCTTTGAGAGGTTCTTCCCACAG AACTCGGCAAGGCTAACTGTTCCTGGAGGTGCGACCGTGGCGTGCTCGACCGCAAAGGCAGTGGAGTGGGATGCAAACTGGTCCAACAATATGGATCCATCGGGAAGAGCCGCTATCGGAGTTCACCTCTCGGACTACGACGGCAACAGTAAGGTGGCAGTGTCATCGCCTTCTCCTAAGACAGTTGAAGACACGCCGATGATGATGGGACAAGGAGTTGTGATTCAGACTTGA